The Carassius carassius chromosome 16, fCarCar2.1, whole genome shotgun sequence genome window below encodes:
- the mier2 gene encoding mesoderm induction early response protein 2 isoform X2, giving the protein MRLSSSESKFNRSSTQHPGIPPLAQNRNGGAVQMGSKDQRLSRVDIFHQGYAGPLEALPRATTFLEEQDGSLVALRRQAIKMATKSHAGGEMPLEQLLALYGYNMPDPVLQQQREPNELAASLPEMTLDKVRIGKALLSGAEDVDSHSSADDLTLSVTSHSSDLFQCHLRGDDKDTSVNWSEDDSESTSIPSSDGCKDIMVGPQYQAIIPSLCTHTFYERANENEDQLLWTPDVLSSLAVEKFLLEVQKKESDDGPTNTLTTGDIVKDNEQALYELVKCNFNADEALRRYRFNINVFNELCGWSEEECRNFEYGYRAHGKNFNLIQANKVRTRSVGECIEYYYMWKKSERHEYFTQQATKLGRKKCNLPSGNTEDAEPDGDTGDVEVTTQGLPSRSSIQLRPPSPPAVMELDKQEDSLNYAAQFHGRPRRKRTPRFLLKP; this is encoded by the exons ATGAGACTCAGCTCGTCTGAATCTAAGTTCAATAGGAGTTCTACACAACATCCGGGCATTCCACCGCTTGCGCAGAATCGGAATGGCGGAG CTGTGCAAATGGGTTCCAAGGACCAACGGCTCAGTCGTGTAGACATTTTCCACCAGGGCTATGCGGGGCCACTGGAGGCCCTTCCCCGGGCAACCACGTTCCTAGAGGAGCAGGACGGGAGCCTGGTGGCCCTGCGGAGGCAGGCGATAAAGATGGCAACTAAGTCCCATGCA GGTGGTGAGATGCCCCTTGAGCAACTGCTGGCACTTTATGGGTACAACATGCCTGATCCTGTCCTGCAACAACAACGGGAACCAAACGAGCTGGCAGCCAGTCTGCCTGAAATGACACTGGACAAG GTTCGGATAGGTAAAGCTCTACTCTCAGGAGCGGAGGATGTGGACAGCCATTCCTCTGCTGATGACCTCACACTCTCTGTCACATCCCATTCATCTGACCTCTTTCAATGTCACCTAAGAG GCGATGACAAAGACACTTCAGTCAACTGGTCCGAAGACGACTCAGAAAGCACCTCTATCCCCTCCAGTGATGGctgtaag GATATCATGGTGGGCCCCCAGTATCAGGCCATAATTCCTTCTCTCTGTACACACACTTTTTATGAAAGAG CCAATGAAAATGAGGACCAGTTATTGTGGACCCCAGATGTGTTGTCCAGTCTGGCTGTAGAGAAGTTTTTGCTTGAAGTCCAGAAAAAAGAGAGTGATGATGGACCTACAAACACTTTGACTACAGGAGATATAGTCAAAGACAATGAGCAG GCTCTATATGAACTAGTGAAATGCAACTTCAATGCAGACGAAGCACTAAGAAGATATCgctttaatattaatgttttcaacG AGCTTTGTGGCTGGAGTGAGGAGGAGTGTCGTAACTTTGAGTATGGTTACCGTGCCCATGGGAAGAACTTCAACCTCATACAGGCCAACAAG GTCCGCACACGCTCAGTGGGTGAGTGTATAGAGTACTACTACATGTGGAAGAAATCAGAGCGGCATGAGTATTTCACACAGCAGGCCACCAAGCTGGGTCGGAAAAAGTGCAATCTGCCATCTGGCAACAC AGAGGATGCTGAGCCAGATGGAGATACTGGTGATGTGGAAGTTACTACTCAAGGTTTGCCAAGTAGGTCTTCCATTCAACTCCGACCTCCATCGCCACCTGCAGTCATGGAGCTGGATAAACAAG AGGACAGCCTGAATTACGCAGCTCAGTTTCATGGTCGTCCACGACGGAAACGCACGCCGCGCTTCCTATTAAAGCCCTAA
- the mier2 gene encoding mesoderm induction early response protein 2 isoform X3 translates to MGSKDQRLSRVDIFHQGYAGPLEALPRATTFLEEQDGSLVALRRQAIKMATKSHAGGEMPLEQLLALYGYNMPDPVLQQQREPNELAASLPEMTLDKVRIGKALLSGAEDVDSHSSADDLTLSVTSHSSDLFQCHLRGDDKDTSVNWSEDDSESTSIPSSDGCKDIMVGPQYQAIIPSLCTHTFYERANENEDQLLWTPDVLSSLAVEKFLLEVQKKESDDGPTNTLTTGDIVKDNEQALYELVKCNFNADEALRRYRFNINVFNEELCGWSEEECRNFEYGYRAHGKNFNLIQANKVRTRSVGECIEYYYMWKKSERHEYFTQQATKLGRKKCNLPSGNTEDAEPDGDTGDVEVTTQGLPSRSSIQLRPPSPPAVMELDKQEDSLNYAAQFHGRPRRKRTPRFLLKP, encoded by the exons ATGGGTTCCAAGGACCAACGGCTCAGTCGTGTAGACATTTTCCACCAGGGCTATGCGGGGCCACTGGAGGCCCTTCCCCGGGCAACCACGTTCCTAGAGGAGCAGGACGGGAGCCTGGTGGCCCTGCGGAGGCAGGCGATAAAGATGGCAACTAAGTCCCATGCA GGTGGTGAGATGCCCCTTGAGCAACTGCTGGCACTTTATGGGTACAACATGCCTGATCCTGTCCTGCAACAACAACGGGAACCAAACGAGCTGGCAGCCAGTCTGCCTGAAATGACACTGGACAAG GTTCGGATAGGTAAAGCTCTACTCTCAGGAGCGGAGGATGTGGACAGCCATTCCTCTGCTGATGACCTCACACTCTCTGTCACATCCCATTCATCTGACCTCTTTCAATGTCACCTAAGAG GCGATGACAAAGACACTTCAGTCAACTGGTCCGAAGACGACTCAGAAAGCACCTCTATCCCCTCCAGTGATGGctgtaag GATATCATGGTGGGCCCCCAGTATCAGGCCATAATTCCTTCTCTCTGTACACACACTTTTTATGAAAGAG CCAATGAAAATGAGGACCAGTTATTGTGGACCCCAGATGTGTTGTCCAGTCTGGCTGTAGAGAAGTTTTTGCTTGAAGTCCAGAAAAAAGAGAGTGATGATGGACCTACAAACACTTTGACTACAGGAGATATAGTCAAAGACAATGAGCAG GCTCTATATGAACTAGTGAAATGCAACTTCAATGCAGACGAAGCACTAAGAAGATATCgctttaatattaatgttttcaacG AAGAGCTTTGTGGCTGGAGTGAGGAGGAGTGTCGTAACTTTGAGTATGGTTACCGTGCCCATGGGAAGAACTTCAACCTCATACAGGCCAACAAG GTCCGCACACGCTCAGTGGGTGAGTGTATAGAGTACTACTACATGTGGAAGAAATCAGAGCGGCATGAGTATTTCACACAGCAGGCCACCAAGCTGGGTCGGAAAAAGTGCAATCTGCCATCTGGCAACAC AGAGGATGCTGAGCCAGATGGAGATACTGGTGATGTGGAAGTTACTACTCAAGGTTTGCCAAGTAGGTCTTCCATTCAACTCCGACCTCCATCGCCACCTGCAGTCATGGAGCTGGATAAACAAG AGGACAGCCTGAATTACGCAGCTCAGTTTCATGGTCGTCCACGACGGAAACGCACGCCGCGCTTCCTATTAAAGCCCTAA
- the mier2 gene encoding mesoderm induction early response protein 2 isoform X1, whose product MRLSSSESKFNRSSTQHPGIPPLAQNRNGGAVQMGSKDQRLSRVDIFHQGYAGPLEALPRATTFLEEQDGSLVALRRQAIKMATKSHAGGEMPLEQLLALYGYNMPDPVLQQQREPNELAASLPEMTLDKVRIGKALLSGAEDVDSHSSADDLTLSVTSHSSDLFQCHLRGDDKDTSVNWSEDDSESTSIPSSDGCKDIMVGPQYQAIIPSLCTHTFYERANENEDQLLWTPDVLSSLAVEKFLLEVQKKESDDGPTNTLTTGDIVKDNEQALYELVKCNFNADEALRRYRFNINVFNEELCGWSEEECRNFEYGYRAHGKNFNLIQANKVRTRSVGECIEYYYMWKKSERHEYFTQQATKLGRKKCNLPSGNTEDAEPDGDTGDVEVTTQGLPSRSSIQLRPPSPPAVMELDKQEDSLNYAAQFHGRPRRKRTPRFLLKP is encoded by the exons ATGAGACTCAGCTCGTCTGAATCTAAGTTCAATAGGAGTTCTACACAACATCCGGGCATTCCACCGCTTGCGCAGAATCGGAATGGCGGAG CTGTGCAAATGGGTTCCAAGGACCAACGGCTCAGTCGTGTAGACATTTTCCACCAGGGCTATGCGGGGCCACTGGAGGCCCTTCCCCGGGCAACCACGTTCCTAGAGGAGCAGGACGGGAGCCTGGTGGCCCTGCGGAGGCAGGCGATAAAGATGGCAACTAAGTCCCATGCA GGTGGTGAGATGCCCCTTGAGCAACTGCTGGCACTTTATGGGTACAACATGCCTGATCCTGTCCTGCAACAACAACGGGAACCAAACGAGCTGGCAGCCAGTCTGCCTGAAATGACACTGGACAAG GTTCGGATAGGTAAAGCTCTACTCTCAGGAGCGGAGGATGTGGACAGCCATTCCTCTGCTGATGACCTCACACTCTCTGTCACATCCCATTCATCTGACCTCTTTCAATGTCACCTAAGAG GCGATGACAAAGACACTTCAGTCAACTGGTCCGAAGACGACTCAGAAAGCACCTCTATCCCCTCCAGTGATGGctgtaag GATATCATGGTGGGCCCCCAGTATCAGGCCATAATTCCTTCTCTCTGTACACACACTTTTTATGAAAGAG CCAATGAAAATGAGGACCAGTTATTGTGGACCCCAGATGTGTTGTCCAGTCTGGCTGTAGAGAAGTTTTTGCTTGAAGTCCAGAAAAAAGAGAGTGATGATGGACCTACAAACACTTTGACTACAGGAGATATAGTCAAAGACAATGAGCAG GCTCTATATGAACTAGTGAAATGCAACTTCAATGCAGACGAAGCACTAAGAAGATATCgctttaatattaatgttttcaacG AAGAGCTTTGTGGCTGGAGTGAGGAGGAGTGTCGTAACTTTGAGTATGGTTACCGTGCCCATGGGAAGAACTTCAACCTCATACAGGCCAACAAG GTCCGCACACGCTCAGTGGGTGAGTGTATAGAGTACTACTACATGTGGAAGAAATCAGAGCGGCATGAGTATTTCACACAGCAGGCCACCAAGCTGGGTCGGAAAAAGTGCAATCTGCCATCTGGCAACAC AGAGGATGCTGAGCCAGATGGAGATACTGGTGATGTGGAAGTTACTACTCAAGGTTTGCCAAGTAGGTCTTCCATTCAACTCCGACCTCCATCGCCACCTGCAGTCATGGAGCTGGATAAACAAG AGGACAGCCTGAATTACGCAGCTCAGTTTCATGGTCGTCCACGACGGAAACGCACGCCGCGCTTCCTATTAAAGCCCTAA